In Sphingobacterium sp. SRCM116780, the genomic stretch CGTGAGCAATATCGGCCATAGAAATCCTAAAGTCATTCAAGCCATTCAAGATCAACTTGAAAAATATCTGCATGTCACGGTATATGGTGAATTTGTACAAGCTCCTCAGGTGCAATTTGCCAGTGATTTATTAGCTGTACTGCCCGATCATTTTCAATCTGTTTATTTTACCAATTCTGGTGCGGAAGCGGTAGAAGGTAGTATGAAAATAGCCAAACGGTTTACTGGAAGAAGACAAATTATTGCGACAAAAAAAGCGTATCATGGAAGCACGCAAGGCGCCTTAAGTCTTATTGGGAATGAAGAATACCATACTGCATACGCACCCCTACTACCAGAAATTGAATTTATCGAATTTAACAAGATAGAAGACTTATCATTAATTAGTGAAAAAACCGCAGCTGTTATCCTAGAAGCTATTCAAGGAGAGGCTGGTGTTCGGGTACCAGATACTGCTTATATGCAAGCCCTACGCAAACGTTGCGATGAAACAGGCACACTGTTAGTTGTTGATGAAATTCAAACGGGCTTTGGTCGTACAGGAAAATTATTCGCTTTTGAACACTATGGCATCGTACCGGATATCTTGATGTTAGCAAAAGGTATTGGTGGAGGTATGCCATTAGGGGCATTCGTAGCCGCTAAGGAAGTTATGGATGTCATCAAAGATAATCCAATGCTCGGTCATATTACAACCTTCGGAGGTCATCCTGTTAGTTGTGCTGCCGCAAAAGCTTCTTTGGAAGTAATTCTAGAGAACAAACTGGTCGAACAGGTTGCTGAAAAAGAACAGTTGTTTAGAACGCTCCTCAACCATCCTAAAATCAAAGAGATTAGAGGTAAAGGATTGATGATGTGTTTGCAACTTGAAAATTTTGAACAAGTGTATAATGTCAGCAATTATTGCGCGAAACAAGGAATCATGATTGACTGGTATTTGCATTGTGAAACAGCACTACGCGTAGCTCCTCCGTTAACGATTTCACATGCAGAAATTGAGAAGGCTTGTAGCATTATTCTGATGGGTATTGAAAAGTATTGTTAATTTTTTTTATATTTAAGCTACTAATCAATAGCTTATATGAAAACAAATCGCAGATCATTTATTACAAAAAGTATTATTGGCGCTGGTTTATTGACCAACGCCAATTTATTTTCGTCTCAAGCTGAAACGATTACAAGTACAAAAAAATCGAAAAAGATAAGCATCAATAACAATGATATTATTTTATTTCAAGGTGACTCCATCACCGACAACGGTCGGGATCGAAATAATAACAATGCGAATGACAGTGGTGCGCTAGGGACTGGATATGCCCATCTCGCTGCAGCTATGTTACTTGAAGAATATGCTGACAAAAATATCAAGATTTACAATCGTGGAATTAGTGGAAATCGTGTACCAGATCTACAAAATAGATGGCAACAAGACACTATTGATCTCAAACCTACTATTTTAAGTATCCTTATTGGTGTCAATGATTTTTGGAGAACAAAAGATAGTGGCGCAATAAACACACCTGAACAGTTCAAAAAACAGTATCAAGTGTTACTACAAAAAACATTAGACCAACTTCCACAAGTGAAATTGATTATTGGGGAACCATTTGGTGTTAAAAATGTGAAACACGTTACAGATAGTTGGTTCCCAGATTTTCCAGGCTATCAACAAGTATGTATTGAAATCGCAAAAGAGTTCAATGCTGCAATTATTCCTTATCAATCCATTTTTGACGATGCTCAAAAGCGTGCTTCAGGTTCCTATTGGACAACAGATGGTATACACACCTCTTTGGCAGGAGCGAGTCTTATGTCCGAATCTTGGCTAGATGTTATAAAATAAATAAAGCGCTCTTCTAGAGCGCTTTATTTATTTTATAACATCGTGAGAGAAGTTTATTGTACTTCTTTGTAAAGCGTGTTCTGTAAATTGGGTAAGAAATAGGCTACTACGCCAATTAATGGTAAATAGGAACAGACATGATAAATAAACTCAATGGATGTATGATCTGCTTGCCAGCCTAATAAAGCTGAACCAAGCCCGCCCATACCAAAGGCAAATCCATAAAATAATCCAGAAACCATTCCCAGTTTTTTAGGTAATAATTCTTGTGCATAGACAATAATAGCCGGGAATGCGGATGATAGAATCAAACCTATAACGACAACCAAAACTCCAGTCATCGTATAACTTGCATAAGGCAATGCTAAAGTGAAGGGAGCGACTCCTAATACTGAAAACCAAATCACATATTTTCTTCCAAAACGATCTCCAAAAATTCCGCCTAACAATGTCCCTGCGGCAACAGCTATCAAAAAGTAAAAAAGATAAACCTGTGCTTGAATTTCTGAAATACCAAATTTTTTCATGGTATAAAATTGAAAGTAATTCGTAATACTCGCGATATAAAAGTATTTGGAGATAATCAATAACATCAATATAAAGATTGTCATCATAACACGTGTTTCTGACAAGTCAGGAATTTTAACAGTTGTTTTTCCATTCTTACTTCTATTTTTAAGTTTCTGACTGTACCAATTTCCGATATAACTAGAAACAATTTGTCCTGTAATTCCAACTAGACAAAACCAAGCAATGGCAGATTGGCCTCTCGGTAACACCAAATAGGCAACAATAATCGGAGCTAATGCTGTCCCTCCATTCCCCCCTATTTGGAAGATTGATTGCGCCATGCTTCGTTTACCTCCTGAAGCCATATAAGCAACTCGAGAGGATTCTGGGTGGAATATGGATGATCCAATACCAACTAGAAAAACCGAACATAAGATAATTGAATAACTAGGAGCATATGCAAATAATGCCATCCCAGTTATTGAAAAACTCATTCCAATGATTTGAGAATAAGGTATCGGTTTTCGATCTGTGTACGAACCAACCACAGGTTGAAAAATAGATGCTGCTAATTGATAGACGAAAGTTATAAGTCCAATTTGAGAAAAGCTTAAATGATGTTCTTCTTTTAACAAAGGGTATACGGAAGGTATCACTCCTTGCATAAAATCATTCAATAAATGTGCAAAACTAACGGCAAGTAAAACAGAAAATTCGGGTCTTATTTTATTTTTTTGTTCTTCCATATCCACATAAAAAAGAGGTTACTTTTTGATTAGCAACCTCTCCTATTTTTTAAATAACTCTTACTAATAATCCTTTTAAATATTCCCCCTCTGGAAAGGATGCTCTTACGGGGTGGTCTTCGGGTTGATGAAACTGTTTAATAAATTGGATCTCTTTACCAGCATCCAATGCTGCCCATGCCAACACTTGTTTAAAGGTATCAATATCCATAGCAGCGGAACAAGAGAATGTGGCCAGTAATCCACCAGATTCCAACAGCAGCAAACCTCTTCTATTTAAATCTTTATAGGCACGAGACGCTCTTTCTAAAGCAGATCTTGATGGTGCATATTTAGGTGGATCTAAAATAATGACATCGAACTTTTCATTTGTAGTTACAAATTCTTTCAATTGCTTATTGACATCCGATTGAATGGCAATATGGTTATCCTGATCATAACCATTCAGCACTATATTGCTTCTCAAAGTTTCAATTGCCAAAGCAGAACTATCTACGGAAGTCACACTAGCCGCTCCCTCTTGAAAAGCATTCAATGTAAAACCTCCTGAATAGCAAAAGCAATCCAAGACCTTCTTGTCTTTTACATAGTGTGCCGTCAGAGCTCTGTTTTCACGTTGATCACAATAGAAGCCTGATTTTTGACCATCTATAATGTTCACTTGATAGCGAATTCCATTTTCGATAATTTCTACAAACTCTGGAGGTAATTCGCCGGAAAGCAATCCATTTGTATCCGGTAAGCCTTCATGTTCGCGAGATTTAAGGTCAGAACGTTCATAAATACCTTTGGGACTCAAAAGTTTGTTAAGTTCATCGATAACAATATCTTTTATTTTCTCTATACCTGCAGCATGTACCTGAATAGATATATAATCCGCATATTTATCAACGATTAATCCTGGTATAAAATCCGCTTCGGCAAAAATCAAGCGAGCTGTATCGTTATTTCCTTCAATAAACAAATGTTGACGTGCTTTTATAGCTTTTTGAATGCGTGTTCTCCACCATTGATCATCAACCTGTTGATCAGGATGCCATTCTAGCAATCGAACAGCAACACGAGATGAGTCGTGATAAAGTCCATAGGCAATAAATTCGTTCCCTGCATTATAAACACTGACAACATCCCCGTTATCTGGTGATCCTTCTACCCTATTTATTGCCCCCGAAAAGACCCATGGATGAAGTTGCCATGCTGCCTTATCTTTTCCTTTATTCAGAATAATTTTTTTCATCGACACAAAAG encodes the following:
- a CDS encoding MFS transporter translates to MEEQKNKIRPEFSVLLAVSFAHLLNDFMQGVIPSVYPLLKEEHHLSFSQIGLITFVYQLAASIFQPVVGSYTDRKPIPYSQIIGMSFSITGMALFAYAPSYSIILCSVFLVGIGSSIFHPESSRVAYMASGGKRSMAQSIFQIGGNGGTALAPIIVAYLVLPRGQSAIAWFCLVGITGQIVSSYIGNWYSQKLKNRSKNGKTTVKIPDLSETRVMMTIFILMLLIISKYFYIASITNYFQFYTMKKFGISEIQAQVYLFYFLIAVAAGTLLGGIFGDRFGRKYVIWFSVLGVAPFTLALPYASYTMTGVLVVVIGLILSSAFPAIIVYAQELLPKKLGMVSGLFYGFAFGMGGLGSALLGWQADHTSIEFIYHVCSYLPLIGVVAYFLPNLQNTLYKEVQ
- a CDS encoding SGNH/GDSL hydrolase family protein — protein: MKTNRRSFITKSIIGAGLLTNANLFSSQAETITSTKKSKKISINNNDIILFQGDSITDNGRDRNNNNANDSGALGTGYAHLAAAMLLEEYADKNIKIYNRGISGNRVPDLQNRWQQDTIDLKPTILSILIGVNDFWRTKDSGAINTPEQFKKQYQVLLQKTLDQLPQVKLIIGEPFGVKNVKHVTDSWFPDFPGYQQVCIEIAKEFNAAIIPYQSIFDDAQKRASGSYWTTDGIHTSLAGASLMSESWLDVIK
- a CDS encoding class I SAM-dependent rRNA methyltransferase, whose amino-acid sequence is MKKIILNKGKDKAAWQLHPWVFSGAINRVEGSPDNGDVVSVYNAGNEFIAYGLYHDSSRVAVRLLEWHPDQQVDDQWWRTRIQKAIKARQHLFIEGNNDTARLIFAEADFIPGLIVDKYADYISIQVHAAGIEKIKDIVIDELNKLLSPKGIYERSDLKSREHEGLPDTNGLLSGELPPEFVEIIENGIRYQVNIIDGQKSGFYCDQRENRALTAHYVKDKKVLDCFCYSGGFTLNAFQEGAASVTSVDSSALAIETLRSNIVLNGYDQDNHIAIQSDVNKQLKEFVTTNEKFDVIILDPPKYAPSRSALERASRAYKDLNRRGLLLLESGGLLATFSCSAAMDIDTFKQVLAWAALDAGKEIQFIKQFHQPEDHPVRASFPEGEYLKGLLVRVI
- a CDS encoding aspartate aminotransferase family protein, encoding MLSNRELFLLNTAQTSHSPRMIEIAKAEGVYLYGPNGEEYMDLVSGFNVSNIGHRNPKVIQAIQDQLEKYLHVTVYGEFVQAPQVQFASDLLAVLPDHFQSVYFTNSGAEAVEGSMKIAKRFTGRRQIIATKKAYHGSTQGALSLIGNEEYHTAYAPLLPEIEFIEFNKIEDLSLISEKTAAVILEAIQGEAGVRVPDTAYMQALRKRCDETGTLLVVDEIQTGFGRTGKLFAFEHYGIVPDILMLAKGIGGGMPLGAFVAAKEVMDVIKDNPMLGHITTFGGHPVSCAAAKASLEVILENKLVEQVAEKEQLFRTLLNHPKIKEIRGKGLMMCLQLENFEQVYNVSNYCAKQGIMIDWYLHCETALRVAPPLTISHAEIEKACSIILMGIEKYC